A window of the Dyadobacter pollutisoli genome harbors these coding sequences:
- a CDS encoding DUF4175 family protein — MEGLLLRIQEYRQKYYQNQLLKGIIFSVALLLTVFLFFNTIEYFGRFSSVVRGMLFFGFLAVLVFTFFQWVIQPVIHLYGLKKPLSDEDAALQIGSYFPEIGDKLVNTLQLRNLSGTQSDLIEASIRQKSGQLLIVRFSDAIRFNENRKRIKYAIYPLAAIAAILLFNPSFFSSSSDRIIHFQKNYTYAPFSFVLENKSLKAFRNEDFTLKLSLKGEALPTAVYLVQNGSRFKLTHEGSRNFSYTFKNLQRNVAFSFDAAGYASDEYRITVNERPSLLSFDVNLHYPSYLNKPSEGLSNVGNLSVPEGTTVEWDFNTSSTKSLSIRFENDSALYKAKESNGEHFQIRRAVRKSSQYQVSLKNDETTNADKIGYYINVIPDKFPVLNLENFQDTTLYNYLVLGGSISDDYGFSQLKMFYSVKRAKDDKPSQPKGIPIPFNKTVNTQSFFFQWYVDSLKLAPGDKIEYYAQVWDNDGVNGAKSARSRSIQFTVPSKDQLEAEIKKSEQETENQMQSAMKKAQSLQKDLDNLDNRLKSNKDLDFKEQKQIEEVLRKREELMKELQALQEKNQNANEKSKQFNQQSPELQSKLDQLQKLMNELMDNDTEKLYKELKKLLEQKQSERMSSLMEKLRNKENNLEKELERTMKLFKQMQMEQKMENLVEKLDELAEKEENLADKSQENEKTSNSNDKKEKNDGLKKDQEDIQGEFKKAQENMKDIEEMGEELEQPIDSQKEEQKNASEQMEQSKQELDKQQNSKASESQKKAAKSMKKMSQSMSEQMEAAEMEQMQENLDALRDILENLITLSFDQETLMKDFRGVSLQDPRFIKLGQQQLKLKDDAKIVEDSLYALAGRVVQIQSFITRELNDMKSYMDESVKSIKDRQINVATSKQQFAMTSMNNLALMLSDVFNQMQQQMAMAMPGSGKGKKGKQKGEQPGMGEMQEKLNGQIKKLGQGSKEGQGNNSEQLARMAAQQAAIRKMIQDLMESQKGTEVGKQMAKELQEISEKMDETETDLVNKRVTPELIKRNQEITTRLLESEKAMKEQDEDEQRKAQSAKQLPRQPPAAFEKYIREKEKQTELLRTIPPTFSPFYKREVDTYFRKYQAKN, encoded by the coding sequence ATGGAAGGCCTGTTGCTGCGCATACAGGAGTACCGTCAAAAATATTATCAGAACCAGTTGCTCAAAGGCATTATCTTTTCTGTGGCTCTGTTGCTGACAGTCTTTTTGTTTTTCAATACCATTGAATATTTCGGCCGTTTCAGTTCAGTAGTGAGAGGAATGCTCTTCTTTGGCTTCCTGGCGGTTTTGGTGTTCACATTTTTCCAATGGGTTATACAGCCTGTCATTCATCTGTACGGGCTCAAAAAACCACTTTCTGACGAGGACGCCGCCTTGCAGATCGGGTCTTATTTTCCGGAAATAGGAGATAAGCTCGTCAATACATTACAGCTCAGAAATTTATCAGGTACCCAATCCGATTTGATAGAAGCCAGTATCCGGCAGAAATCAGGACAATTGCTGATTGTCCGGTTCTCCGACGCGATCCGTTTCAATGAAAACCGAAAACGCATTAAATATGCCATTTATCCGCTCGCAGCCATTGCAGCCATACTGCTTTTCAATCCATCATTTTTCTCATCCAGCTCCGACCGCATCATTCATTTTCAGAAAAACTATACATACGCGCCATTCTCTTTTGTATTGGAAAATAAGAGTTTGAAAGCATTCCGGAATGAAGACTTTACATTAAAACTGTCGCTGAAAGGCGAAGCATTGCCCACAGCAGTCTACTTGGTACAGAATGGTTCACGGTTTAAGCTAACACACGAAGGATCGCGAAACTTCTCCTATACATTCAAGAATTTACAGCGCAATGTTGCATTCTCATTCGATGCAGCTGGCTATGCGTCTGACGAATACAGGATTACAGTTAATGAAAGACCTTCATTGCTGTCATTCGACGTAAATCTGCATTACCCGTCCTATCTCAATAAACCGTCAGAAGGACTCAGTAATGTGGGAAATCTGTCGGTCCCAGAGGGTACTACCGTTGAATGGGATTTTAATACTTCGTCCACAAAATCACTATCCATCCGTTTTGAGAATGATTCTGCGCTTTACAAAGCCAAGGAAAGCAATGGGGAACATTTCCAGATTCGCCGCGCAGTTCGTAAGTCTTCACAATATCAGGTTTCTCTGAAAAATGACGAAACTACCAATGCTGATAAAATCGGTTATTACATCAATGTGATACCTGACAAATTTCCAGTGCTTAACCTCGAAAATTTCCAGGACACGACACTTTATAACTACCTGGTCCTGGGCGGCTCGATTAGCGACGACTATGGTTTCTCTCAGCTGAAAATGTTTTATTCTGTCAAAAGAGCCAAAGATGATAAGCCTTCCCAGCCAAAAGGCATTCCGATTCCCTTTAACAAAACCGTTAATACGCAGAGCTTTTTCTTCCAATGGTATGTAGATAGCCTCAAACTGGCCCCGGGGGATAAAATTGAATACTATGCCCAGGTATGGGACAATGATGGCGTGAATGGCGCAAAAAGCGCCCGCTCGCGGTCCATTCAATTCACGGTACCGTCCAAGGACCAGTTGGAAGCGGAAATAAAAAAATCGGAGCAGGAAACGGAGAACCAAATGCAGTCCGCCATGAAAAAGGCACAAAGCCTGCAAAAGGATCTGGACAATCTGGACAACCGTTTAAAAAGCAACAAAGACCTCGATTTCAAAGAACAGAAACAAATAGAGGAGGTACTACGGAAACGGGAGGAGCTGATGAAAGAATTGCAGGCTTTGCAGGAAAAGAATCAGAATGCCAACGAAAAGTCGAAACAGTTTAATCAGCAAAGTCCGGAGTTACAGAGCAAACTCGATCAGTTGCAAAAGCTGATGAATGAGCTGATGGACAATGACACCGAGAAGCTTTATAAGGAATTGAAAAAGCTTTTGGAACAAAAACAGAGCGAACGCATGTCCAGCCTGATGGAGAAACTGCGTAACAAAGAGAACAACCTTGAAAAAGAACTGGAACGCACCATGAAGCTCTTCAAGCAAATGCAGATGGAGCAAAAAATGGAAAACCTGGTGGAGAAGCTCGACGAGCTTGCTGAGAAAGAAGAGAATTTAGCAGACAAAAGCCAGGAAAACGAAAAGACCAGCAATTCCAACGATAAGAAAGAAAAAAATGACGGTCTAAAAAAAGATCAGGAGGATATCCAGGGCGAATTTAAAAAAGCGCAGGAGAATATGAAGGATATCGAAGAGATGGGCGAGGAGCTTGAGCAGCCTATCGATTCACAAAAAGAAGAGCAAAAAAACGCTTCTGAGCAAATGGAGCAGAGCAAGCAAGAGCTTGACAAGCAACAGAATTCCAAAGCCTCCGAGTCGCAGAAAAAAGCGGCTAAATCGATGAAAAAAATGTCGCAGTCGATGTCAGAACAAATGGAGGCTGCGGAGATGGAGCAAATGCAGGAAAATCTGGACGCGCTCAGGGACATTCTCGAAAACCTGATCACATTATCATTTGACCAGGAAACATTGATGAAGGATTTCAGAGGAGTAAGTCTTCAGGATCCCCGTTTCATCAAACTCGGCCAGCAACAGTTGAAATTAAAAGATGACGCCAAAATTGTAGAGGACAGCCTTTACGCCCTGGCCGGTCGCGTGGTACAGATCCAGTCGTTCATTACCCGTGAGCTGAATGACATGAAGTCGTACATGGACGAAAGTGTAAAAAGCATTAAGGACAGGCAGATCAATGTCGCTACTTCCAAACAGCAATTCGCGATGACTTCTATGAACAATCTGGCTCTGATGCTTAGTGATGTGTTCAACCAGATGCAGCAGCAAATGGCGATGGCTATGCCCGGTAGTGGAAAAGGTAAGAAGGGTAAGCAGAAGGGTGAGCAGCCTGGCATGGGCGAAATGCAGGAAAAACTAAACGGGCAGATCAAAAAGCTCGGGCAGGGTAGTAAAGAGGGACAGGGGAATAATTCGGAACAACTGGCCCGTATGGCTGCGCAACAAGCAGCGATTCGCAAAATGATCCAGGATCTCATGGAATCTCAAAAAGGAACTGAGGTTGGCAAACAAATGGCCAAGGAGCTTCAGGAGATTTCCGAAAAAATGGATGAAACAGAGACGGACCTCGTGAACAAGAGGGTTACACCTGAGCTGATCAAGCGCAACCAGGAAATTACGACCAGGCTTCTTGAATCTGAAAAGGCGATGAAAGAGCAGGATGAGGACGAGCAGCGCAAAGCCCAGAGCGCAAAACAGCTGCCGCGCCAACCGCCTGCAGCATTTGAAAAATACATCCGGGAAAAAGAAAAGCAGACCGAATTACTGCGAACTATCCCACCTACATTCTCTCCGTTTTACAAAAGAGAGGTGGACACTTACTTCCGCAAATACCAGGCTAAGAACTGA
- the ybeY gene encoding rRNA maturation RNase YbeY: MLNFFSEDVDFDLPRPLKTKKWIKKTSESEGYEISDLNYIFCSDEYLLEINKQYLDHDYFTDIITFDNSEEDNILEGDIYISVDRVRENAETFHADFETEMRRVLIHGLLHLMGYEDSDESLKKAMRAKEDEYLIQF; this comes from the coding sequence ATGCTTAATTTCTTCTCAGAAGACGTCGATTTCGACCTACCTCGTCCGCTTAAAACCAAAAAATGGATCAAAAAAACCTCAGAATCAGAGGGTTACGAAATATCTGATCTGAATTATATCTTTTGTTCGGACGAATACCTTTTAGAAATCAATAAACAGTACCTGGATCACGACTATTTCACAGACATCATTACGTTTGACAATAGTGAGGAAGACAATATATTGGAAGGTGACATCTACATTAGTGTGGATAGGGTGAGGGAGAATGCCGAGACGTTTCACGCCGATTTTGAGACCGAAATGCGGCGGGTACTGATACACGGATTGCTTCACCTGATGGGTTATGAAGATTCGGATGAAAGTCTGAAAAAAGCGATGAGGGCCAAAGAGGACGAGTACCTTATCCAATTCTAG
- the mnmG gene encoding tRNA uridine-5-carboxymethylaminomethyl(34) synthesis enzyme MnmG, translated as MFQEYDVIVVGAGHAGCEAAAAAATMGSSVLLITMNMHTIAQMSCNPAMGGVAKGQIVREIDALGGQSGIVSDKTMIQFRMLNLSKGPAMWSPRCQSDRVLFAQEWRNILENNPNVDFWQDTAKEIIIENGKACGVKTSLGIEIRSKSVVLTNGTFLNGLIHIGEKNFGGGRTGEKSATGITEQLVTLGFEAGRMKTGTPPRVDGRSLDYSKMEEQPGDEKPAKFSYTDTKPLAKQRSCWITYTNSEVHEILRTGFEKSPMFSGRIKGIGPRYCPSVEDKINRFADKDRHQIFVEPEGWDTVEVYVNGFSTSLPEDVQYAALRKIPGFENAKMFRPGYAIEYDYFPPTQLKSTLETHLIKNLFFAGQINGTTGYEEAACQGLMAGINAHRNVNELSPFVLKRSEAYIGVLIDDLINKGTEEPYRMFTSRAEYRTLLRQDNADIRLTQKGHEIGLANEERLLTVLKKKQEVNDIITTFAATKITPEEINPLLESIGTALVREKLPLAQLLKRPQISIAQLSGASETVASLLENFSPDSIMQAEINLKYDSYIEKEMLLVEKMNKLENLGIIENFNYDVVTSLSYEGREKLKRTRPSTIGQASRISGVSPSDISVLMLFIGR; from the coding sequence ATGTTTCAAGAATACGATGTAATTGTGGTAGGAGCGGGCCACGCGGGATGTGAAGCAGCCGCGGCTGCAGCGACGATGGGCTCCTCCGTACTGCTGATTACAATGAACATGCATACCATCGCGCAGATGTCGTGCAACCCGGCAATGGGCGGTGTAGCCAAAGGACAAATCGTTCGCGAGATCGACGCGCTCGGTGGGCAGTCAGGAATAGTGAGCGATAAGACAATGATCCAGTTCCGGATGCTTAATCTATCCAAAGGTCCCGCGATGTGGAGCCCGCGTTGCCAAAGCGACCGCGTGTTATTTGCACAGGAATGGAGGAACATTTTAGAGAACAATCCGAACGTAGATTTCTGGCAAGACACCGCGAAAGAGATCATCATAGAAAACGGTAAAGCCTGCGGCGTGAAGACTAGTCTCGGCATTGAGATCAGATCAAAATCGGTCGTGCTTACAAACGGCACATTCCTGAATGGACTCATCCATATCGGCGAGAAGAATTTCGGAGGAGGACGCACCGGTGAAAAATCCGCCACGGGCATTACCGAACAATTGGTAACACTTGGCTTCGAAGCAGGCCGGATGAAAACCGGAACACCCCCTCGAGTAGACGGACGTTCACTCGACTATTCCAAAATGGAGGAGCAGCCAGGTGACGAAAAGCCGGCAAAGTTTTCCTACACAGATACCAAGCCGCTGGCCAAACAAAGGAGCTGCTGGATTACTTACACCAATTCCGAAGTACACGAAATACTCCGCACCGGTTTTGAAAAATCCCCAATGTTCTCAGGCAGGATCAAAGGAATTGGGCCCCGGTACTGTCCTTCTGTTGAAGACAAAATCAATCGCTTTGCAGATAAGGACCGTCACCAGATCTTCGTAGAACCGGAAGGGTGGGATACCGTTGAGGTTTACGTCAATGGATTCTCTACCTCGCTTCCCGAGGATGTACAGTACGCAGCTTTGAGGAAAATCCCAGGCTTCGAAAACGCAAAAATGTTTCGTCCCGGCTACGCGATTGAATACGACTATTTCCCACCGACGCAGCTTAAATCTACCCTGGAAACACACTTGATTAAGAACCTGTTTTTTGCAGGTCAGATCAATGGTACTACCGGATATGAGGAAGCCGCCTGTCAGGGTTTGATGGCTGGTATCAATGCGCACAGAAATGTGAACGAGTTATCTCCCTTCGTACTCAAAAGATCAGAGGCATATATTGGAGTACTGATCGACGACCTGATCAATAAAGGCACGGAAGAACCTTACCGTATGTTCACTTCCCGCGCCGAATACCGGACGCTTCTTCGGCAGGATAATGCAGATATAAGGCTTACACAAAAAGGCCACGAGATTGGTTTGGCCAATGAAGAACGTCTGCTAACAGTATTGAAAAAAAAGCAGGAGGTTAACGATATCATTACTACGTTCGCTGCGACGAAAATTACTCCGGAGGAAATCAACCCGCTGCTGGAAAGTATCGGAACTGCATTAGTCCGCGAAAAACTTCCGCTCGCACAGTTGCTGAAACGACCTCAGATATCCATTGCGCAATTGTCAGGCGCAAGTGAAACAGTAGCCTCCTTGCTTGAAAATTTCAGCCCGGATTCTATTATGCAGGCCGAGATTAATCTCAAATACGACAGCTACATTGAGAAAGAAATGCTGCTCGTTGAGAAGATGAACAAGCTCGAAAACCTGGGCATCATTGAAAATTTCAACTACGATGTGGTCACATCATTATCATACGAAGGCCGTGAAAAATTGAAACGAACACGCCCTTCCACCATCGGACAAGCTTCCCGTATCAGCGGTGTAAGCCCTTCCGACATCTCAGTATTAATGCTCTTTATAGGACGATAA
- a CDS encoding class I SAM-dependent methyltransferase — MSLETLENCPVCNKSSFSNYLNVEDYTVSHREFTIQQCNSCYFLFTNPRPPEPEIGAYYQSQDYISHHDEAKDVMSKIYTSVRDYTIGQKVKMINEQSSKKGTLLDIGCGTGNFLGAIKENGWKVFGTEPDSGAREVASKRVGASIFQDIQTDALQGLKFDVITLWHVLEHVHQLNETLEWLTEHLNESGTIIIAVPNPQSFDALKYGRFWAAYDVPRHLYHFTKGSMKQLLEKHHMHIQKILPMWFDSFYVGMLSTKYKAKKINLIDSFRTGLISNWKGKSDNSETLNTSSLIYVINKK, encoded by the coding sequence ATGTCATTAGAAACGCTTGAAAATTGCCCGGTTTGTAACAAATCCAGTTTCAGTAATTACCTGAATGTGGAAGATTATACGGTTTCACACCGGGAGTTTACCATACAACAATGCAATTCCTGTTACTTTCTATTCACTAACCCGAGGCCACCGGAACCAGAAATAGGAGCGTATTATCAATCTCAGGATTATATTTCACATCACGATGAGGCCAAAGATGTGATGAGCAAAATATATACTTCTGTGCGCGATTACACCATTGGACAGAAGGTTAAAATGATCAACGAACAGTCTTCCAAAAAGGGAACGCTGCTCGATATTGGATGCGGTACCGGTAACTTTTTAGGTGCAATCAAAGAGAATGGATGGAAAGTATTTGGTACCGAACCAGACTCCGGAGCGCGCGAAGTTGCTTCAAAAAGGGTAGGGGCAAGCATCTTTCAGGACATTCAAACTGACGCATTGCAGGGTCTGAAATTCGATGTGATTACGCTTTGGCACGTACTTGAACACGTACATCAGCTCAATGAAACCCTCGAATGGCTCACCGAACATCTAAATGAAAGCGGTACTATTATCATCGCGGTACCAAATCCACAGTCTTTCGATGCATTGAAATATGGCCGGTTTTGGGCGGCGTACGACGTTCCCCGCCACCTGTATCATTTCACCAAAGGAAGTATGAAACAGCTTCTCGAAAAGCATCATATGCATATTCAAAAGATATTACCGATGTGGTTCGATTCGTTCTATGTTGGTATGCTGAGCACCAAATACAAGGCTAAAAAAATCAACCTGATCGATAGTTTCCGCACTGGTCTGATATCTAACTGGAAAGGCAAATCCGACAACAGCGAAACATTGAATACGTCCAGTCTTATTTACGTCATTAACAAAAAATAA
- a CDS encoding Ig-like domain-containing domain gives MKTSNQPSIRPDVLGAFYITRAMIKTLALAIICLLIFGRCAQEVVPTGGKKDSIPPNLVESNPLNKTLNFKGRKIELFFDEYVVVDNINQKLIITPEADNPYSYKQNGMSVLLTFKNEFKDSTTFTLNFGDAIKDFAEKNPAKNLKLVFSTSNTLDSARIYGSLKDIKTNKPIFDALVGLYNVTDTLNIAKQKPYYFSRTDTSGVFSIENIQSREYKLIAIDDKNRNMLYNAKDERMGFISKPIKAGSDSASYNLTMFLSDNTLLKIQRTIPRVNNYSVVFSKPIEKVNVTFMNKDTLPYLLENGGALKFFNVQPHPDSTLVKLSVTDSLGTVTDFDQKIAFQAPRGKERQKDPFTISTMPESNKPVTNTFTYKLILNKPVQFIDDQKITLITDSLTHEPLNAFKYEWNTNHNILSISAKSFAKDTVKWDLPKGSIISVEGDTLAKMLLRHPILKEEDYGQIKGAVINADTSMRFIVELVDEQYKIFESLYSSPYTFRHIPQGKYFLRIIVDKNRNKRWDTGELDKDLQPEPIYYMPDKILLKANFELNDVNITIPK, from the coding sequence TTGAAAACATCAAATCAGCCCTCAATACGCCCCGATGTATTGGGGGCTTTTTACATTACCCGTGCTATGATCAAGACTCTTGCCTTGGCTATTATTTGCTTGTTAATATTCGGTCGCTGCGCCCAGGAAGTAGTGCCGACAGGAGGAAAAAAAGACTCCATTCCTCCCAATCTTGTCGAAAGTAATCCTCTCAACAAGACGCTAAACTTCAAAGGGCGAAAGATCGAATTGTTCTTTGACGAGTATGTAGTGGTAGACAACATTAACCAGAAACTGATTATTACGCCGGAAGCGGACAACCCATATTCCTACAAACAAAATGGAATGTCGGTGCTGCTTACATTCAAAAATGAATTCAAAGACAGTACCACTTTCACGTTGAATTTTGGCGACGCTATCAAGGATTTCGCTGAGAAAAATCCTGCCAAAAATCTAAAACTTGTTTTCAGTACGTCTAATACATTGGACTCTGCGCGGATATACGGAAGCCTCAAAGACATTAAAACCAACAAGCCAATTTTCGATGCATTGGTAGGCCTGTACAATGTCACGGACACATTGAATATCGCAAAACAGAAGCCATACTATTTCTCAAGAACCGACACTAGCGGCGTGTTTTCCATTGAAAATATTCAGAGCAGGGAGTACAAACTCATTGCTATTGACGACAAAAACAGGAACATGCTTTACAATGCGAAGGATGAAAGAATGGGTTTCATCAGCAAGCCAATCAAGGCCGGATCCGATTCTGCATCCTATAATCTGACCATGTTTCTGTCGGATAATACATTGCTAAAAATTCAGCGTACCATTCCAAGAGTGAACAATTACTCGGTCGTTTTCAGCAAACCTATCGAAAAAGTGAATGTCACATTTATGAATAAAGACACGCTGCCCTACCTCTTGGAAAACGGTGGAGCGCTCAAATTTTTCAATGTACAGCCACATCCCGACTCCACTTTAGTAAAGCTTTCAGTAACAGATTCACTCGGAACCGTGACGGATTTTGATCAAAAAATCGCATTTCAGGCACCAAGAGGAAAAGAGAGACAGAAGGATCCCTTTACAATATCTACCATGCCAGAGTCCAATAAGCCGGTCACCAATACATTTACCTACAAACTGATTCTAAACAAACCCGTACAGTTTATAGATGATCAAAAGATCACATTGATCACGGATAGTTTGACGCATGAGCCGCTGAATGCATTCAAATACGAGTGGAATACAAATCATAATATCTTGTCAATTTCGGCCAAATCCTTCGCGAAAGACACCGTCAAATGGGACTTGCCTAAGGGATCTATCATCAGTGTGGAAGGTGATACATTGGCTAAAATGCTGCTAAGACATCCCATTTTAAAAGAGGAAGATTATGGCCAGATCAAGGGAGCTGTGATAAACGCGGATACGTCCATGCGCTTCATTGTGGAACTGGTAGACGAGCAATACAAAATCTTTGAGTCGCTATATAGCTCACCCTATACATTCAGACATATTCCTCAAGGAAAATATTTTCTGCGGATCATCGTCGACAAAAACCGAAACAAACGGTGGGATACTGGGGAATTGGATAAGGATTTGCAGCCGGAACCGATCTATTACATGCCGGATAAGATACTTCTGAAGGCAAATTTCGAGTTGAACGATGTCAATATCACCATTCCTAAATAA
- a CDS encoding tetratricopeptide repeat protein: MKKVSSWVIIWFILSGAAAAGQSEKEMAEEYFKNGDCPKALTYYNALLKSSFEKIALKNYTSCIVKTKAWGDAEQFYKKQIKNDAANASWYFLYWGVLLEAQGKTQEASKKNEQAVAASGARIELKRDLADEFRSINQSEWAKNILLEARASSKRSDLFQLELASVYRDLNDPEKMIDELLSYGMRYQNTEVVQNMLQDFTKDEKEQTLLEKVLYDKIQKFPNEGFYNELLIWYQIQRKDFYKAFIQERSLDKRFKHNGSRLYNLGMLALQNLDYNNAGTIFDHLVKEYPKGQLYPVARRMAIFAREEQVKNTYPVKRSEVQKLLGQYQQLVDELGINVRTIEALRNMAILNAFYIDDFKKAIEILQTAIEAGKQEKNFVDKCKLDLGDIYLLQGEPWEATLVYSQVEKSQKDDLLGYEAKLRNAKLHYFKGEFVLAKAVLDILKKATSREIANDANELSLLIMDNTGLDSNESAMKEYSAVELLLFQNKKFEAIDSLKHLYQKYQNHSLSDEIIWLTAKTYIKLDSNQQAMEDLKLLYSKYGHDIYGDDALYAMAKLYQEKLNDKDQAMKLYQELMEKYPGSIFVAESRKRFRILRGDVIN; encoded by the coding sequence ATGAAAAAGGTTTCGAGTTGGGTTATAATATGGTTTATTCTTTCCGGGGCGGCGGCGGCGGGCCAGAGCGAGAAGGAGATGGCCGAGGAGTATTTCAAAAACGGAGACTGCCCGAAAGCGCTTACCTATTATAATGCGCTGCTAAAATCATCATTTGAAAAAATTGCCCTGAAAAACTACACGAGCTGTATCGTCAAGACCAAAGCCTGGGGAGATGCGGAGCAGTTTTATAAAAAGCAGATCAAGAATGATGCCGCCAACGCCAGCTGGTACTTCCTTTACTGGGGAGTGCTGTTAGAGGCGCAGGGAAAGACCCAGGAGGCTTCCAAAAAGAACGAGCAGGCCGTGGCCGCATCGGGCGCAAGAATCGAGCTGAAACGAGATTTGGCAGATGAATTCCGGTCTATCAATCAGTCTGAATGGGCTAAGAATATTCTCCTGGAAGCAAGAGCATCTTCAAAACGCAGTGACCTGTTTCAGCTGGAACTGGCCAGTGTGTACCGGGACTTGAATGACCCCGAAAAAATGATCGACGAGCTGCTTTCTTATGGTATGCGGTATCAGAACACCGAAGTGGTACAGAACATGCTCCAAGACTTCACTAAGGACGAAAAGGAGCAAACTTTATTAGAGAAGGTTCTCTACGACAAGATCCAGAAGTTTCCCAATGAAGGGTTTTATAATGAGTTGCTGATCTGGTACCAGATCCAGCGGAAGGATTTTTACAAAGCATTTATTCAGGAAAGATCCCTGGACAAGCGTTTCAAGCACAATGGATCGCGACTATACAATCTCGGAATGCTGGCCTTACAAAACCTGGACTACAATAATGCCGGCACGATATTCGATCACTTGGTAAAGGAATATCCCAAAGGCCAACTGTATCCGGTCGCCCGCCGAATGGCGATTTTTGCGAGAGAGGAACAGGTTAAAAATACATATCCTGTCAAAAGGAGCGAGGTACAAAAGTTGTTGGGGCAGTACCAGCAGCTTGTCGATGAACTGGGCATTAATGTAAGGACCATAGAGGCATTGAGGAACATGGCGATTCTCAATGCATTCTATATAGATGATTTCAAAAAGGCGATTGAAATACTTCAGACTGCTATCGAAGCGGGTAAGCAGGAGAAGAATTTTGTAGATAAATGCAAGCTCGATCTGGGTGACATTTACCTCTTGCAAGGCGAACCTTGGGAAGCGACATTGGTATATTCACAGGTTGAAAAATCTCAGAAGGATGATCTGCTAGGGTATGAAGCCAAGCTGCGCAATGCAAAGCTTCATTATTTCAAAGGAGAATTTGTACTGGCAAAAGCGGTACTCGATATTTTGAAAAAAGCGACTTCGAGGGAAATCGCAAACGATGCCAACGAGCTTTCCTTACTCATCATGGATAACACAGGGCTGGATAGTAACGAGTCTGCGATGAAAGAATATTCGGCAGTGGAGCTTTTGCTTTTTCAAAACAAAAAGTTTGAAGCTATTGATTCTCTTAAACATTTGTATCAGAAGTATCAAAACCACAGTCTTTCGGACGAGATTATCTGGCTTACTGCGAAGACGTACATCAAGCTGGATAGTAACCAGCAGGCGATGGAGGATCTCAAATTGTTGTACTCCAAATATGGTCATGACATTTACGGAGATGATGCCCTGTATGCGATGGCCAAACTGTACCAGGAAAAATTGAATGACAAGGATCAGGCGATGAAGCTGTATCAGGAATTGATGGAAAAATATCCGGGAAGTATTTTTGTAGCCGAGTCGCGGAAACGCTTCAGAATTTTGAGAGGCGATGTGATCAACTAG